CGGACCGCCCGCGCGGTTCGTTCTCTTAGCGGCCGCTCTTCGGTGACCCTTGCCACGGGGCGCTTTTAGACGTACCATTAGGATGATTCGCATACTTCGGAGCGGGGATGTACTGCTTCCACTGCGGCTCCCGGGTGGACGAGAACGCGGACTTCTGCCACAACTGCGGCCAGCCCATCGCGCAGGTGCAGATCCAGACGTCTCCCATGGAGAAGCTGGACGCCGACGGAGTCCCCGCGTACATCGGCAAGTACAAAATCCGCCGGCGCATCGGCATCGGCGGGATGGGCATCGTCTACGAGGCCTACGACGAGAACCTGCAGCGCAATGTGGCCGTCAAGGTCCTGCCCACGCGGCTTTCCCAGCGCGCGGGGTACGCCGAGCGGTTCCTGGCCGAGGCCCACCGCGCCGCCGAGCTCGAGCACCCCAACATCGTCATGATCCACGACGTGGGCACCGACGCCGGGCGCAACTACTTCGTGATGAACCTCCTCTCCGGTGACAGCCTGGAGCACCTGATCGCCAAATCGGCCGTCTCCACCAAGGACGGCCTTCAGTACGCCATCCAGCTCGTGAGGGCGCTCGGGTTCGCCCACTCGCGGGGGGTGGTCCACTGCGACGTGAAGCCGGGCAACGTGATCATCGGCTCCGACGGCCACGTCACCCTGCTGGACTTCGGCATCGCCAAGACGGCCGCCGTGCAGGAGAACACGGCCATCGGCACCCCGGAGTACATGAGCCCGGAGCAGTGCCAGGGGCACAACGTGGACGCACGCTCCGACATCTACTCCATGGGCATCCTCTTGTACAAGCTCTTCACCAAGCGGCTGCCCTTCACCGCCGACAAGAAGATAGCCGTTGCCTTCAAGCAGATAAACGAGCCGCCCATCCCGCCCCGGATGCTCAACTCGGACATCCCCGAGTGGCTCGAGAAGATAATGCTCAAGTGCCTGGAGAAGAATCCCGAGGACCGCTACCAGTCGACCTCGGAGCTGGCGAACGAGATGGACGCGGGCCTGCGGATCATCTACGCCGAGGAGAAGGACCGGCGACTGCGGGGGGAGAAGGAGGTCCTGGCCCCGGGGGAGAAGTGGCGCTACCGGAAGCGGCTCGTGGTGGGGATTCTTCTGGGCGCGCTGGGGCTCGGGGCCCTCGTCTGGGGGATCATCTCCACCATCAACTGGCTCGAGCTGCAGGACGGCGGCGATGAGGAGAATCAGCTGATCGCCGGGTCGGAGTATACCGTGGCCGAGAACGAGGTCATCATAAACATCATCAGCCGCCCGACCGAGGCCACCGTCTTCATCAACGACCG
This is a stretch of genomic DNA from bacterium. It encodes these proteins:
- a CDS encoding protein kinase encodes the protein MYCFHCGSRVDENADFCHNCGQPIAQVQIQTSPMEKLDADGVPAYIGKYKIRRRIGIGGMGIVYEAYDENLQRNVAVKVLPTRLSQRAGYAERFLAEAHRAAELEHPNIVMIHDVGTDAGRNYFVMNLLSGDSLEHLIAKSAVSTKDGLQYAIQLVRALGFAHSRGVVHCDVKPGNVIIGSDGHVTLLDFGIAKTAAVQENTAIGTPEYMSPEQCQGHNVDARSDIYSMGILLYKLFTKRLPFTADKKIAVAFKQINEPPIPPRMLNSDIPEWLEKIMLKCLEKNPEDRYQSTSELANEMDAGLRIIYAEEKDRRLRGEKEVLAPGEKWRYRKRLVVGILLGALGLGALVWGIISTINWLELQDGGDEENQLIAGSEYTVAENEVIINIISRPTEATVFINDRRFGTTPLKTRLQRGRSYTLRFEKDEYNPLETDFTPGEGDIVSFEVELNVST